One part of the Orenia metallireducens genome encodes these proteins:
- a CDS encoding LysE family translocator: MKKVFLRGLSTGLILQIAIGPVFFFLANLALQKSLIDGLFAVAAVTIVDYLYIALAIAGIGKLLEKKKIKKTLGTISSIVLIAFGFYMAISISNSVNISLTINDPSSNLFKSFISAFLLTISSPLTILFWTSVFAARSVEYSLSKKELVIFGLSAGFATPLFLSVSIFIITILKTLISPLIVQLANMLVAFILIGYGILRIIEIIRNSSESK, from the coding sequence ATGAAAAAAGTATTCTTAAGAGGTCTATCAACAGGATTGATTCTACAAATAGCCATAGGACCTGTCTTCTTCTTTCTAGCAAATCTTGCACTTCAAAAATCTTTAATCGATGGATTATTTGCAGTTGCTGCTGTAACAATTGTAGATTACTTATATATAGCACTGGCTATCGCTGGAATAGGTAAATTATTAGAAAAGAAAAAGATCAAAAAAACTTTAGGAACTATCAGTTCCATTGTTCTTATTGCTTTTGGCTTTTATATGGCTATAAGTATTTCAAATTCTGTTAATATTAGTTTAACTATAAATGACCCCTCATCAAATCTATTTAAAAGTTTTATTTCAGCTTTTTTATTGACTATATCTAGTCCATTAACAATTCTTTTTTGGACTAGCGTATTTGCAGCTAGATCAGTTGAATATTCCTTAAGCAAAAAAGAGTTAGTGATCTTTGGATTGTCAGCAGGTTTTGCTACACCTCTTTTCCTTAGTGTCTCTATATTCATTATAACAATATTAAAAACATTGATCTCACCATTAATCGTTCAATTGGCTAACATGTTAGTTGCTTTCATTTTAATAGGTTATGGTATATTAAGAATTATAGAAATTATAAGAAATTCATCTGAGAGTAAGTGA
- a CDS encoding AAA family ATPase, translated as MIIIIAGIPRSGKSTVAKTTSEAHNYSYIPFDSFVSTFNKLYPNLGITHYDNYKVVSKRVAPFLKELIKHINYEDISVVIDIYQLTPDDVRKYELDKISKIIYFGYTEISLEDKYNFIRKYSRSSDWTESLSEEELKAIIQEYIDESIEVKKKCEEYNIPFIDTGKDFKKTIKEAINYFA; from the coding sequence ATGATAATAATAATTGCTGGAATTCCAAGATCAGGAAAATCAACAGTCGCTAAAACTACTTCTGAAGCTCATAATTATTCATATATACCGTTTGATAGTTTTGTATCAACTTTTAATAAATTGTATCCGAATTTAGGAATAACTCATTATGATAACTATAAAGTTGTTAGCAAAAGAGTAGCACCTTTCCTTAAAGAACTAATCAAACATATAAATTATGAAGATATATCAGTGGTAATCGACATATATCAACTTACTCCTGATGATGTTAGAAAATATGAATTAGATAAAATCAGTAAAATAATTTATTTTGGTTATACAGAAATAAGTCTTGAAGACAAGTATAATTTTATTAGAAAATATTCACGTTCTTCTGACTGGACAGAGTCATTATCAGAGGAAGAATTAAAGGCAATAATACAGGAGTATATTGATGAAAGTATTGAAGTTAAAAAGAAATGTGAAGAATATAATATTCCTTTTATTGATACTGGAAAGGATTTTAAGAAAACTATAAAAGAAGCAATTAATTACTTCGCATAA
- a CDS encoding GNAT family N-acetyltransferase, whose protein sequence is MEIRKDDYLITDDKEKINIDFVVNSLHKTYWANNRTREIIINSIDNSIFISLFKNKKQIGFTRIVTDKAAFAWIADVFIDEKHRGNGLGKWLVKTTTNHPSIKNVSLQLLKTRDAHSLYEKFGFKKDDCLTKRKK, encoded by the coding sequence ATGGAAATCAGAAAAGATGATTATTTGATAACAGATGATAAAGAAAAAATTAACATTGATTTTGTTGTTAATTCTTTACATAAAACATATTGGGCAAATAATAGGACACGAGAAATTATAATAAATTCGATAGATAACTCGATCTTTATATCTTTATTCAAAAATAAAAAACAAATAGGTTTTACTAGAATAGTAACTGATAAAGCTGCATTTGCTTGGATTGCTGATGTATTTATAGATGAAAAGCATAGAGGAAATGGTTTGGGAAAATGGCTTGTAAAAACCACAACAAATCATCCTAGTATAAAGAATGTATCTTTGCAGCTTTTGAAAACTAGAGATGCCCATAGCCTATATGAGAAATTTGGGTTTAAAAAAGATGATTGTTTGACTAAAAGAAAAAAGTAA
- a CDS encoding GrpB family protein, translating to MPEKTKVVEIVPYDQEWKKEFEKIRNMINSYIGDLILKIEHVGSTSVEGLMAKPIIDIDVVIDSYDLLPNIIERLEKEGYEHEGNLGIQGREAFKRTYDDEFMDYHLYVCPKDGKGYLEHIAFRDYLRKNKKAKKEYGDLKYRLAKIYRNDVDSYCNKKTEFIENILNKTIYKDAKN from the coding sequence ATGCCAGAAAAAACAAAAGTTGTTGAGATTGTGCCATATGATCAAGAATGGAAAAAAGAATTTGAAAAGATTAGGAATATGATAAATAGTTATATTGGTGATTTGATTTTAAAGATTGAGCATGTAGGAAGTACATCTGTTGAAGGATTAATGGCAAAACCAATTATAGATATTGATGTTGTTATTGATAGTTATGATTTATTACCGAATATTATTGAGCGTTTAGAAAAAGAAGGTTACGAACATGAAGGAAACTTAGGAATTCAGGGGCGTGAAGCATTTAAAAGAACATATGATGATGAGTTTATGGATTATCATCTATATGTATGTCCCAAAGATGGAAAGGGATACTTAGAACATATTGCATTTAGAGATTATTTGAGAAAAAATAAAAAAGCAAAAAAAGAATATGGAGATTTAAAATATAGATTAGCTAAAATTTATAGAAATGATGTAGATAGCTACTGTAATAAAAAAACTGAATTCATAGAAAATATATTAAATAAGACTATCTATAAAGATGCAAAAAATTAA
- a CDS encoding aminoglycoside 6-adenylyltransferase — protein MRTEKEVLSQFKEWAKRNELIRVAVLTSSRVRPDANIDFLSDYDIELYVSDLSKFKENDDWLETFGSIMVRWPFKPRSTGFKTGCWITRLVLFKDGVRIDFQITDQLEIESDAYDNGYEILIDKDGITKGLAEPTYSEYIINKPSKEEYEVLVNEFWWDAYYVPKYLWRDQLPFAKYMLDYTLRYSFLHKIIDWYIGMQNDWSVETGALGKKFKNYLDAETWAEWEETYVGADIEENWIAFFNITTFFRKMAKQIGKKLGYEYPDQVDKEVMKFCREIKETKKID, from the coding sequence ATGAGAACAGAAAAAGAAGTGTTATCACAGTTCAAAGAATGGGCTAAAAGAAATGAATTAATTAGAGTGGCAGTATTAACTAGTTCTCGTGTTAGACCTGATGCAAATATTGATTTTCTATCAGACTATGATATTGAGTTGTATGTATCTGATCTGAGTAAATTCAAGGAGAATGATGATTGGCTTGAAACATTTGGATCTATCATGGTACGTTGGCCTTTTAAGCCACGTTCAACAGGTTTTAAGACAGGTTGTTGGATTACTCGACTTGTTTTATTTAAGGATGGTGTAAGAATTGATTTCCAGATTACAGATCAGCTTGAAATAGAGTCAGATGCTTATGATAATGGTTATGAAATTTTAATAGATAAAGATGGAATAACAAAGGGACTAGCAGAGCCAACATATTCAGAGTATATAATAAACAAGCCTAGTAAAGAAGAATATGAAGTTTTGGTAAATGAGTTTTGGTGGGATGCGTATTATGTTCCTAAATATCTTTGGAGAGATCAGTTACCTTTTGCTAAGTATATGTTGGATTATACACTTAGATATTCATTTTTACATAAGATTATAGATTGGTATATTGGGATGCAAAATGATTGGTCCGTAGAAACAGGAGCTTTAGGTAAAAAATTTAAGAATTATCTTGATGCAGAAACATGGGCAGAATGGGAAGAAACATATGTAGGAGCAGATATAGAAGAAAATTGGATAGCATTTTTTAATATAACTACTTTTTTTAGAAAGATGGCAAAACAAATTGGGAAAAAATTAGGTTATGAATATCCAGATCAAGTAGATAAAGAGGTTATGAAATTTTGTAGAGAAATCAAAGAAACAAAAAAGATTGATTGA
- a CDS encoding radical SAM protein: protein MEYYTNNSFSHMQAFKGGQISLKYPQKLYIDLTQDCNMYCIMCRDKLTVTGKVMDMDLFKRIVDETASFVSSYSLFNWGEPLIVKDFRERVMYLTSKKNKDATIDISTNGILLDEEMITFLKSNDVIVTVSFDGANKETFEKIRRGGNFENICRNVENLARIYDEKELDKTPGIYVSIQKDNQYQLLEIAKLVNRLGIKRMGFGLVTSPDEYAPELSESIREIIKETKNYLDNEGMLNDLYPTKVGNFLWDGNDYYHESNYVVDRNCNAPFVSASIGFNGDIYLCCNVGKLVDNIDNKSFSEIWSGERYDTLRKAVNDRSLMPYRCKNCAWFNR, encoded by the coding sequence ATGGAGTATTATACAAATAACAGTTTTTCACACATGCAGGCTTTTAAAGGGGGGCAGATTAGCTTGAAATATCCACAAAAATTATATATTGATCTAACTCAAGATTGTAATATGTATTGTATAATGTGTCGTGATAAGCTAACTGTTACAGGAAAAGTTATGGATATGGATTTATTTAAGAGGATTGTTGATGAAACAGCTAGTTTTGTTTCAAGTTATTCACTTTTCAATTGGGGAGAGCCTTTGATTGTAAAAGATTTTAGAGAGAGAGTTATGTATTTAACAAGTAAAAAAAATAAAGATGCTACAATTGATATTTCAACAAATGGAATTTTACTGGACGAGGAAATGATTACATTTCTAAAAAGTAATGATGTTATTGTTACAGTATCCTTTGATGGTGCAAATAAAGAAACTTTTGAAAAGATTAGGAGGGGCGGTAACTTCGAAAATATATGTAGGAATGTAGAAAATCTTGCAAGGATATATGATGAAAAAGAATTAGATAAAACTCCAGGAATATATGTATCAATCCAAAAAGATAACCAGTATCAGTTGTTGGAAATTGCGAAATTAGTAAATCGATTGGGGATTAAGCGAATGGGCTTTGGTTTAGTTACAAGTCCAGATGAATATGCCCCAGAACTTTCAGAATCTATTAGGGAAATAATCAAAGAAACTAAAAACTATTTGGATAATGAGGGTATGCTTAACGACTTATATCCTACTAAAGTCGGAAACTTTCTATGGGACGGAAATGATTATTACCATGAGAGTAATTATGTTGTTGATAGAAACTGTAATGCTCCATTTGTTAGTGCATCTATAGGATTCAATGGGGATATATATTTATGCTGTAATGTTGGAAAACTAGTCGATAATATTGACAATAAGTCATTTTCTGAAATTTGGTCTGGAGAAAGATATGATACTTTAAGGAAAGCTGTTAATGACAGAAGTTTAATGCCTTATAGATGTAAGAACTGTGCTTGGTTTAATAGATAA
- a CDS encoding EFR1 family ferrodoxin (N-terminal region resembles flavodoxins. C-terminal ferrodoxin region binds two 4Fe-4S clusters.), giving the protein MKNRIYYFSGTGNSLQVARDIASKLEDCEIISISKSLNSELTSNYERIGFIFPVYAWGPPSIVTRFVKRLNNVNKNIYIFCAATYKNEPGAVLRYFSKVLNKEGLKLNAGFEVCMPGNHIAHYEADSQKIQKEKFEKWKSQLSEITTVLLNKNEIKSKKTSLFSRFFQTGLLYKIAVKQFCKSDKKFFSSDKCNECGICEEVCPTDNIVIKNNNPTWEHNCEQCLACLHWCPQQAIEFGKKTVGRERYQNPFVRLNDMLKKGD; this is encoded by the coding sequence ATGAAAAACCGTATTTATTATTTTTCAGGAACAGGAAATTCTTTGCAGGTTGCTCGTGATATAGCTAGTAAGCTAGAAGATTGTGAAATAATATCAATATCTAAGAGTTTGAATAGTGAATTAACTTCTAATTATGAACGTATTGGATTTATTTTTCCAGTATATGCTTGGGGACCACCTTCAATTGTAACAAGATTTGTAAAAAGGTTAAATAATGTTAATAAGAATATATATATTTTTTGTGCTGCAACATATAAAAATGAACCTGGAGCTGTTTTAAGATATTTCTCAAAAGTTTTGAATAAGGAAGGATTAAAGCTTAATGCAGGATTTGAAGTTTGTATGCCAGGAAATCATATTGCACATTATGAAGCTGATTCTCAAAAAATACAAAAAGAGAAGTTTGAAAAATGGAAATCACAACTTTCTGAGATAACTACTGTTTTGCTTAATAAAAATGAAATCAAATCTAAAAAAACTTCACTATTTAGCCGATTTTTTCAAACGGGACTTCTATATAAAATTGCAGTAAAACAATTTTGTAAATCTGATAAAAAATTCTTTAGTAGTGATAAATGTAATGAATGTGGAATTTGTGAGGAAGTATGTCCAACGGATAATATTGTAATTAAAAATAACAACCCAACTTGGGAACATAATTGCGAACAATGTCTTGCTTGTCTTCATTGGTGTCCACAACAAGCTATCGAGTTTGGAAAAAAGACTGTTGGGAGAGAAAGATATCAGAATCCTTTTGTAAGATTAAATGATATGTTAAAAAAGGGGGATTAA
- a CDS encoding YIP1 family protein: MLSLHYYYKVLFNPRVVIKTNISSKFILVLASITGIFDTVSRGARNNGGIYLKGEPLYFYMLMLGGIILMGIIFGIIKLYISAGMIKFFGDLLGGKASFKDIKKALGLSYYPYIIPVFLLIPRLLIFKHETFMSNPVSIQTNLIMLILYSVFLLIDIISVIWGLVILVKAISEIQNFSVIRSFFNVVLPVVSIVGLIMLIAIPLILV, translated from the coding sequence ATGTTATCATTACACTATTATTATAAAGTATTATTTAATCCAAGAGTGGTAATAAAAACTAATATTTCTTCTAAGTTTATATTAGTTTTAGCTTCAATAACTGGAATATTTGATACAGTTTCCAGAGGAGCAAGAAATAATGGCGGAATATATTTAAAAGGAGAACCATTGTACTTCTATATGCTTATGCTTGGAGGAATAATATTAATGGGAATAATTTTTGGAATAATCAAGTTATATATATCAGCGGGAATGATTAAGTTTTTTGGAGATTTATTAGGAGGAAAGGCTTCATTTAAAGATATTAAAAAAGCTCTTGGTTTATCTTATTATCCATATATTATACCAGTATTTTTATTGATTCCACGATTATTAATATTTAAACATGAAACTTTTATGAGTAATCCAGTTTCAATTCAAACAAATTTAATAATGTTGATACTATATTCTGTGTTTTTATTAATTGATATTATATCTGTTATTTGGGGATTAGTGATTTTAGTAAAAGCGATTTCAGAAATCCAAAACTTTTCAGTAATAAGGTCATTTTTTAATGTAGTTTTACCTGTTGTTTCAATTGTTGGATTAATAATGTTAATTGCTATTCCTTTAATTTTAGTTTGA
- a CDS encoding HD domain-containing protein → MRIDECNNLDIFKKLKSEDPNLYKYVINYCEKIIEKLDTIKDIFEEYTDHGWSHSKKLLQLGDQLLGDNKLSSWEIAVFILAVCYHDVGMYCSSEELNEIINSKEFENVYPYLRENIISMNQLNSKDEQVLERFIQLEFLRRKHNTRSYKWILDKYKKDKEEYYFDGIYLWEAVALAAFGHTLNIEELAKRPYSTEFSIGKGITIDLVFITCLLRLTDISHLSRDRALPYIRKSKDFYSQKSLNIWKSYADIADTIPSKNGDCIKVSASCSDYRNHRAIIEAATYIEEELKREHHILFKTNSEYKFSWKFVDTSHVIEAHDANYIYSGSRFKLNFNKITELLIGSRLYRNKLFALRECLQNSIDALNVCKLKNPYLDGYIVIKYCKENNFLEIFDNGTGMDKEICSNHLLSIGTESFWVSERRHNDWGAKNNLSIIASHGIGFLSTFMIADKIDVFSKYPDKDPIHMVIDSFNTSVVFKKTSQDQFPMWKEVNLEKPLPWNQGHGTCIRLYLRESISKLELMEFISEHILRISNELILIYNNEKIIIPEKWHFGNNSYQLKSDSSFDEIKVALFDKPKEGFYNNPPKDNSLQKSLFEYNGLKGKVYLKSENGFDQTRISQNGILINNGYEFILESPLLEYSFSKKKSYRSSPFVFDIDVTGNNCFELDAERTRIIDEERNKAIREKVIKNLLKEYFNCISSIESTLYFPCGNKYYHGADSIYNNNENLVICFHKYLDEFLTPEKFQRIKSFCPVEKLFDGKLYIYFENRNVPVSVNDLKDDIETYVFYIPKKFKFNDGFKNEISQFSNWINHKQSKELVKISNSNKVVILPNFPNSFVLPLLLQFNFEIVKDDYLHYLIKFNQKENIEINLEEMNNFKTLGKNKEISDDIFEIYKEESELSEENFNNLKTNFDDEFWGL, encoded by the coding sequence TTGAGAATTGATGAATGTAATAATTTAGATATATTTAAAAAATTGAAAAGTGAAGATCCTAATCTATATAAATATGTTATAAATTATTGTGAAAAAATCATTGAAAAATTAGATACTATAAAAGATATTTTTGAAGAATATACTGACCATGGATGGAGTCACTCTAAAAAATTATTACAATTAGGAGATCAACTTTTAGGAGATAATAAGTTATCTTCGTGGGAAATAGCGGTATTTATTCTTGCAGTTTGCTATCATGATGTTGGTATGTATTGTAGTTCAGAAGAATTAAATGAAATAATTAATAGCAAAGAATTTGAAAACGTTTATCCGTATTTACGTGAAAATATAATTTCAATGAATCAACTTAATAGTAAAGATGAACAGGTATTAGAGAGGTTTATTCAACTGGAATTTTTAAGAAGAAAACATAATACGCGTTCATATAAATGGATACTTGATAAATATAAAAAAGATAAAGAAGAATATTATTTTGATGGAATTTATTTATGGGAGGCAGTTGCACTAGCAGCTTTTGGACATACATTAAATATAGAAGAATTAGCTAAAAGACCTTATAGTACGGAATTTTCTATTGGTAAAGGGATAACTATAGATTTAGTATTTATAACTTGTTTGTTAAGATTAACTGATATATCTCATTTAAGTAGAGATAGAGCTTTACCTTACATACGAAAATCAAAAGATTTTTATTCACAAAAATCATTAAATATTTGGAAGAGTTATGCTGATATTGCTGATACTATTCCTAGCAAAAATGGAGATTGTATAAAAGTTTCAGCTAGTTGTTCTGATTATAGAAACCATAGAGCTATAATTGAAGCTGCTACTTATATAGAAGAAGAGTTAAAAAGAGAACATCATATTTTATTTAAAACAAATTCAGAATATAAATTTTCTTGGAAATTTGTTGATACATCTCATGTAATTGAAGCTCATGATGCTAATTATATTTATTCTGGAAGTCGTTTTAAATTGAATTTCAATAAAATAACAGAATTGCTTATTGGAAGTCGTTTATATAGGAATAAATTATTTGCTTTACGAGAATGTCTTCAAAATTCAATTGATGCATTAAATGTATGCAAATTAAAAAATCCATATCTAGATGGATATATTGTAATTAAATATTGCAAAGAAAATAATTTTCTAGAAATTTTTGATAATGGAACAGGAATGGATAAAGAAATATGTTCTAATCACTTATTATCAATTGGAACAGAATCTTTTTGGGTTAGTGAAAGAAGACATAATGACTGGGGAGCGAAAAATAATTTATCAATTATTGCTAGTCATGGTATAGGTTTTCTTAGTACCTTTATGATAGCTGATAAAATTGATGTTTTTTCAAAATATCCTGATAAAGATCCTATTCATATGGTAATTGATAGTTTTAATACAAGTGTAGTTTTCAAGAAAACCTCTCAAGATCAATTTCCAATGTGGAAGGAAGTGAATTTAGAAAAACCATTGCCTTGGAATCAAGGACATGGAACATGTATTCGGTTATACCTTAGAGAAAGTATATCAAAACTAGAATTAATGGAGTTCATATCTGAACATATTTTAAGAATATCAAATGAATTAATTTTAATATATAATAACGAAAAAATAATAATTCCAGAGAAATGGCATTTTGGTAATAATAGTTATCAATTAAAAAGCGATAGTAGTTTTGATGAAATTAAAGTTGCATTATTTGATAAGCCAAAAGAGGGTTTTTACAATAATCCTCCCAAAGATAATTCTTTACAGAAGTCTTTATTTGAATATAATGGTTTAAAAGGTAAGGTATATTTAAAATCTGAAAATGGTTTTGATCAAACTAGAATTAGTCAAAATGGTATTTTAATTAATAATGGATATGAGTTCATTCTAGAATCACCATTATTAGAATACAGTTTTTCAAAGAAAAAGTCGTATAGGAGTTCCCCATTTGTATTTGATATAGATGTTACAGGAAACAATTGCTTTGAATTAGATGCAGAGCGTACTAGAATAATAGATGAAGAAAGAAACAAAGCAATTCGAGAAAAAGTTATAAAAAATCTACTTAAAGAATACTTTAACTGTATTTCTTCAATAGAATCTACATTATATTTTCCATGTGGAAATAAATATTATCATGGAGCAGATTCAATTTATAATAATAATGAGAATCTAGTAATTTGTTTCCATAAATACTTAGATGAATTTTTAACACCAGAGAAATTTCAAAGAATAAAATCATTTTGTCCAGTAGAAAAATTATTTGATGGAAAATTGTATATTTATTTTGAGAATAGAAATGTTCCTGTGAGTGTTAATGATTTAAAAGATGATATTGAAACTTATGTATTTTATATCCCAAAGAAATTTAAATTTAATGATGGATTCAAAAATGAAATTTCTCAATTTTCTAATTGGATTAATCATAAGCAATCTAAAGAATTAGTGAAAATTAGTAATTCTAATAAAGTTGTTATTTTACCTAATTTCCCCAACTCATTTGTTTTACCACTATTACTTCAATTTAACTTTGAAATAGTTAAAGATGATTACTTACATTACTTAATAAAGTTTAATCAAAAAGAAAATATCGAAATAAATTTAGAAGAGATGAATAATTTTAAAACTTTAGGTAAAAATAAGGAAATTTCAGATGATATTTTTGAAATCTATAAAGAAGAGAGTGAACTTTCAGAAGAGAACTTTAATAATCTAAAGACCAATTTTGATGATGAATTTTGGGGACTATAA
- a CDS encoding helix-turn-helix domain-containing protein translates to MFKKRIRQLRKEFKLTQQELADKIGVNRATIAGYETKGMEPGYDTLSELARIFNVSTDYLLGLTDQRQNPNDKIKSAISDDPELLEFWNELSQREDLQLLFKQTRDLPKEAIQDVINIIRRIERDAHKRHN, encoded by the coding sequence ATGTTCAAAAAAAGAATTAGACAATTAAGAAAAGAATTTAAATTAACTCAACAAGAACTCGCAGATAAAATAGGAGTTAATAGAGCTACAATAGCTGGATATGAAACAAAAGGAATGGAGCCTGGCTATGATACTTTGAGTGAACTAGCTCGAATATTTAATGTATCAACAGACTATCTATTAGGTCTAACAGACCAACGCCAAAACCCTAACGATAAAATCAAATCAGCAATCTCTGATGATCCTGAACTATTAGAATTTTGGAATGAACTTAGTCAACGAGAAGATTTGCAGCTATTATTTAAGCAAACTCGTGACCTTCCCAAAGAAGCTATCCAGGATGTAATCAATATTATTAGGAGAATTGAGCGAGATGCACATAAAAGACATAATTAA
- a CDS encoding helix-turn-helix transcriptional regulator: MREELKKLRKEKDMTQEQIAKKVGIHRTHYTNIERGHANPSIKVMIEIKKVLKTQRDDIFLIKNVENIHEKSLEVS; this comes from the coding sequence ATGAGAGAAGAATTAAAAAAACTAAGAAAAGAAAAAGACATGACTCAAGAACAAATAGCTAAGAAAGTAGGCATTCATCGTACTCACTATACAAATATTGAAAGAGGACATGCAAACCCCTCTATAAAAGTTATGATTGAGATAAAAAAAGTACTTAAGACACAACGAGATGATATTTTTTTAATCAAAAATGTGGAGAATATACACGAAAAGAGTTTGGAAGTAAGCTAA
- a CDS encoding helix-turn-helix domain-containing protein yields MDKTDMRKFFSIVREELARKKWTQKRLAKETDYSESTISQYLNKEYGPEHFLEATATALNSRRLRLILTGTTSDGVYMDKIPICFPLNVDRLETECQELLKKIREVKRLNQFQNAFNLNSYKQSEQKLLKEMLQEMDDIKHCIDIVNIAAEDIGLNPDEVSTANLKKYLKRGYISTQIAKDTYPAKVSVLSINAL; encoded by the coding sequence TTGGATAAAACTGATATGAGGAAGTTCTTCTCGATAGTCAGAGAAGAGCTAGCAAGGAAGAAATGGACTCAAAAGAGATTAGCCAAAGAGACAGATTATAGTGAGAGCACCATTAGCCAATATCTCAACAAGGAGTATGGACCAGAGCATTTCTTAGAAGCTACTGCTACAGCTCTCAATAGTAGAAGGTTGAGATTAATTCTCACAGGAACGACCTCTGATGGTGTCTATATGGACAAGATTCCTATCTGCTTTCCGCTTAATGTGGATAGATTAGAGACAGAATGCCAAGAACTCTTAAAGAAGATTAGAGAGGTGAAGAGGCTCAACCAATTTCAGAATGCATTTAACCTCAACTCTTATAAGCAGTCAGAGCAGAAGCTATTAAAGGAGATGCTCCAAGAGATGGATGATATCAAGCACTGTATCGATATCGTCAATATAGCTGCTGAGGATATTGGACTAAATCCAGATGAGGTCAGCACAGCTAACCTTAAAAAATATTTGAAAAGGGGTTACATCTCAACACAAATAGCAAAAGACACCTACCCCGCAAAAGTAAGTGTCTTAAGTATTAATGCATTGTAA
- a CDS encoding DUF3820 family protein: MITETDPAKWWEAAYKIITEPIEIKQDNNDNRYTPIEDVKERLNRVFGPFWDVKIDEHYYEERTYECIVRGNVTFRTPQGMPDISKDAIGRFEVVKKKKDRDGNEAASYDDREIKSLGDAFESARGNMIKRAAEDLELALRMRFANPALNEIMNGDNNQSDKNSDNHSNNGDDPGEIELPFGKHKGTKLKDIDSDYLKWVVQNANKDKYRIAAQKVLESRDTGKQIA, from the coding sequence ATGATAACTGAAACTGATCCAGCTAAGTGGTGGGAAGCAGCCTATAAGATAATTACAGAGCCTATTGAAATCAAACAAGATAATAATGATAACAGATATACTCCCATTGAAGATGTCAAAGAGAGGCTCAATCGAGTCTTTGGACCTTTCTGGGATGTAAAGATAGATGAGCATTATTATGAAGAGAGAACCTATGAATGTATAGTTAGAGGGAATGTTACCTTTAGAACTCCTCAAGGTATGCCAGATATATCTAAGGATGCTATTGGTCGCTTTGAAGTAGTTAAGAAGAAAAAAGATAGAGATGGCAATGAAGCAGCAAGTTATGATGATAGAGAGATTAAATCCTTAGGTGATGCCTTCGAGAGTGCCAGAGGGAATATGATTAAGAGAGCTGCTGAGGACTTAGAGCTGGCCTTAAGGATGAGATTTGCTAACCCCGCTTTAAATGAGATTATGAATGGTGATAACAATCAATCAGATAAAAATAGTGATAATCATTCTAACAATGGTGATGATCCAGGAGAGATTGAATTGCCCTTTGGTAAGCATAAAGGAACTAAGTTAAAAGATATAGATAGTGATTACCTAAAGTGGGTTGTTCAAAATGCCAATAAGGATAAATATAGAATAGCAGCCCAAAAGGTCCTAGAAAGCAGGGATACGGGAAAGCAGATAGCATGA